The genomic DNA CCGGTTTGCGCGAATGAACTGCTGCGTTATGTAGGCAGCCTGCTGAACCGTTGATTCAGCAAATAGGCTGATGAATTCGTAACTCTCTGCTAGAATTGGATGGGGATCAATTCTAGCAGAGTTTTTTTGTGCTGGGTATTTTATTGTTAAATTATTTAATATTGGTCTTTCATTATTAGGGAGTAGAGGGTTATACTAGTAAAAAAGTCGCTGTTAGAAATATCACAAATAAAAAACACTTAATAGAAGGAGTATATTTTAACATGATTGATCTTTCTCCAGCAAGAGCTAAACAGGTTGCATTCATCGGCATAACCGAAAGTGATCTCGACTTATTAAGGGACTACAGACCTATATTTGAAAAAGTAGTCGAAGAAATAGTGACTCGTTTCTATGAGCATTTGCAGCGGGATCCGGAATTGCTAGACCTGATTAATCGCCACAGCACGATTGAGCGGTTAAAGCAGACACAGCGCCAATACTGGCTGTCCCTTGCTGAAGGAATATTGACGGAGCCGTTTATCGAACAGCGTATCCGCATCGGAAAGATCCATTCCCATATCGGCTTGTCCACGGATTATTACCTGGGAAGCTATATGGTCTATCTGGATTTGGCTATCGAGCTTTTGAAGCCGCTTGCAGGAGAGCGCTGGACAGCTGTAACGCATGCTTTGTCCAAAATGTTCAATCTGGACTCCCAGCTCGTGCTGGAAGCTTATGAGAAGCAGGAGAAGAACAAGCTGGAGGTCGTCGCAGCCGAGAAGGACAACCTGCTTAAGGCGGTAACGGAAGTAACGCAGGAGCTTACGGGAATGATCGCCGAGCTTAGCGAAAATTCGCGAATCATCGCTGCGGCAGCTGAGGCTACGGCAGCTTCGCAAGAGACCGCACATGGGCTGGTTGAGCAGCTTCACCAAGAAATCGGGGAAATCGATGAAATGAGCTCTTCGATCCGCGAAATATCTGACCGTACGCATTTGCTGGGGCTTAACGCTGCGATCGAAGCTGCGCATGCCGGGGAGAACGGCCGGGGGTTTGAAGTTGTGGCCGGGGAGGTCCGTAAGCTGGCTCAAAGCTCGAAGCAGACGCTGCTGCACATTCAAGGCCTGGTGGAAGGCATCAAGAGCAAGCTTGATCACATCCAGCAGGAATCCGAGGGAATGGCAGTCAGCGCCAAGCAGCAGGCGATGAACTCGGGCGAGCTCTCCATGTTCGTGCAAATGATCGAGAAGGTGGCAGATGATTTAGCCCGGCTTCAGAAGGGGGAACAGGCCGAGGCTTGAATTCCCGCTTATGGGCATGAAATGACCCGTCCCTTGAAAGGGACGGGTCATTTGTGCTATATCAGCTTGCGGTAATGCTTCTCGCCATCGTAGCTGAATATCGCCTTCTTGCCTTCGACAACCGTTTCCAGATGTACCGTGCGGCCCCAGAGCCGCTGGACGTACGGCAGCGTCCGCTCCAGGTATTTCAGGTTCAGCTCGATGCCCTCATATTGATGCTTGAGCACGAGCTCGCCGGCCCGGTTGAAATTGCCGTCCTGTACGACGATGTAAGGCGCTCCTCCGTTGATTCTGGATTCCACCAGATGGTCCCGGACGTTCTCCCAGGACTTATCGGTAATCTTCCATTCCGGTCCCTGCTTCTCAAAAATATACAAGTCGAGGTCCTGCACGAGCTGTTTGGTCAAATAGCTGCGAAGAAAGGAGGAATCAGAATCCAGCTCGCGAACCTCGAAAATTTTCTCGCGGCCTTTGCCGCCCTCGCGGCCAAACCGCCGCCGCTCCTCCTCGGTCGGCTGGTCCCAGCGCCGTTCGATATCTTCGAATATTTTCAGGCCCAAATAATAGGGGTTCAAGCTGTGCCTCGACGGCTGTACGACTGAGGCGTTAAGCTTGGCGTATTCCACCGTCTCCTCGCTGGTCAGGTTCAGCTCGCGCAGAATGCGTTGATGCCAGTAGGAGGCCCAGCCTTCATTCATGATTTTCGTTTCCATTTGCGGCCAGAAGTACAGCATTTCTTCCCTAAGCATGCTCATGATGTCCCTCTGCCAATCCTCTAATGATTCAGCGTATTCCTGGATGAACCATACGACGTCCTTCTCCGGCTCTGGCGGAAAGTTGGCCTGGCTGCCTTCAGCCTTCCCGGCACTGCCGCCCTCCTCGAGTCCCCAGAGATCCTCATAAGGGCCTTGAGGCTCCGTCTGCTGGCCAGCTTCTTTGGCTCTGCGGATTTTCTCCTCCGTCTGCTGCCGTTTATCGTAACGGAAAGGGCGGATGAGCTGCGGATCGACATGCTCCTGTATGGCGAGCACGGCGTCAATGAACGATTCTACCGTCTGGGCGCCATGTATGAGCTCATATTTGCTGATGCGCTCTGCAGTCGCCGACATGCTCTCCACCATATCCCGGTTCGTCGCCGAGAAACGCATATTGTTCTTGAAGAAATCGCAATGAGCGAGCACGTGAGCTACGATCAGCTTGTTCTGGATCAGGGAATTTCCCTCCAACAGGAATGCGTAGCAGGGGTTGGAGTTGATGACCAGCTCGTAGATTTTGCTCAGGCCGAAGTCGTATTGCATCTTCATCTTGTTGAAAATTTTGCCGAAGCTCCAGTGACTGAACCGCGTCGGCATGCCGTACGCGCCGAAGGTATAGATGATATCCGCCGGGCAGATTTCGTAGCGCATCGGATAGTAGTCGAGTCCGAATCCGTCCGCGATCTCCATGATTTCGGCAATAGCATGCTCCAGTTGCTTCATATCCTCGCTCAACTGGCTTTGCCTCCTTCCCGGCGATGGAAAAACCGCTTCAACGCGCTGTAGACCTCGCCCTTATCTTTGATGACGTAATACATGAACTTCTCCTGCTTAATGTGGCGATAGGCCGACATCAAAGTGCTTCCACGGTTATATTGATTGACCTCCCCATAGCCGAACATGTTGCAGCGCTCCAGCAACTCGCCGATGAGCTTGAGGCAGCGGTCATTGTCCGAGGTGAGGTTGTCGCCGTCGGAGAAGTGGAAGGGATAAATATTGTAGCTGGAAGTAGGGTAGCGGGAGTCAATGATCTCCAGCGCCTTTTGGTATACGGATGAGCATATGGTGCCTCCGCTTTCGCCCCGGGTGAAAAATTCTTCTTCGGTAACTTCCTTTGCTTCGGTATGATGGGCTAGAAATACGATTTCGACCTTTTCATACTGCTGTCTGAGAAACCGGGTCATCCAGAAGAAGAAGCTGCGGGCGCAGTATTTTTCAAACGTTCCCATCGATCCCGAGGTATCCATCATCGCGATGATGACGGCGCTTGATCTGGGCACGACGACGTCCTCCCAGGTTTTGTAACGCAGATCGTCGGGAGAAATGCCATGAATTCCGGGTGTCCCAGAGGTAGCGTTGCGCTTAAGGTTCTCGAGAATGGTGCGTTTCTTATCAATATTGGACATGAGCCCTTTTTTACGGATATCGTTGAAGCGGACGGCGATACTATCCAGCTCCTTCTTGTCCTTCTCCTCCATAAACGGCAGCTCCAGCTCGTCGAAGAGCAATTCCTCCAAATCCTCGATGCTGATTTCGGCTTCGACAACGTCTTGCCCGGCTTTATCGCCCGCTTTGCCTCCTTTGTCGCCATCCTTCGGACTGTCCTCAGCGAGTATGTCTCCTACTTGGCTGTCACCGTTACCCTGTCCAACGTGCTTATGTTTTTGATAGTTATGGATAAATCGGTATTCCTCCAAGTTGCGGAGCGGGATTTTGACGATTCCTTTACCGTCGGACATAATTATGCTCTCCTCGGTGACTAGATCGGGGAGATTCTGTCGGATGACTTCCCGTACCTTTTCCTGATGGCGCTGCTGATCCTGGTAGCCTTTACGGTGAAGCGACCAGTCTTCTTTGGAAACAATAAATGAGTACGGGCCAGGTGCATGTGACATGATGAACACCTCCCAATAAAATGGTTGGAAACAGTGAGAGTGGATGTAACTAAAGTATATTCAGGAGAGGGAACGATATGTGAGGGAGAAAGTTTAGTTTGCTTGAATCGACAGGTGGATCATACCTGCGGGCGGGATAGGTGCTGGGACCCTGTTCATCCTCCAATACAATGGGTTAAAATTGGTAGATCGACAAAATGTGAGAAAAGGAGCCCTCACTGTGATCAACGATAAAAATGGACTACTTCGTCAATTGCTATCAGAAGGGGGGACGTACAAATCCTTGTATGTCAATCACCCGGATGCCATTTGTGTCATTGATGTGGAAGGGAATTACGTGGATGCCAATCCGGCAACCGAAAGGGCTACAGGTTATCCGTCTGGGCAATTTCTGCGGCAGTCGATCGGATGGCTGCTTTGCGAGCAAGGAAGGAAGAAGAAGGACGCATACTTTAGGCAGGCACTGGAAGGCAAGTCCGGGAGCTTTCAAGCCTCCTTCAAGCACAGGGACGGTCATACTTGCGATGCCTGCATCACTTATGTTCCGATCGTTCATCAAGATGAAGTGGTCGGGGTATTTTTGATCTCGAAGGATATTACGGAAGTCAAGGCCGTTCAGGAAAGTCTGGAGCAGTCGCGGCAGCTGTACGAGCTGGTATCGAACTATGCGGAGGATGTCATAGCCTCTACCGATCTGGAGGGCAATTGCCTATCGATCTCACCGGCGATCCGGAATTTGCTAGGCTATGAGCCCCATGAGCTGATAGGAAAAAATCTTCGGCATCTTATAATACAGAATGAAAGCAAATCAGCAGAAGAGGAGGGCAGCTGGGACAATGACCGCTCCGTACTAATTAATTTGGTCCAGCATAAGAACGGCGGGGAAGTATGGGCCGAAACAAGAATACGAATCATTTACGATGAACATGGCGTTCCTGCGAAAGCGCTTGCAATAGC from Paenibacillus woosongensis includes the following:
- a CDS encoding globin-coupled sensor protein codes for the protein MIDLSPARAKQVAFIGITESDLDLLRDYRPIFEKVVEEIVTRFYEHLQRDPELLDLINRHSTIERLKQTQRQYWLSLAEGILTEPFIEQRIRIGKIHSHIGLSTDYYLGSYMVYLDLAIELLKPLAGERWTAVTHALSKMFNLDSQLVLEAYEKQEKNKLEVVAAEKDNLLKAVTEVTQELTGMIAELSENSRIIAAAAEATAASQETAHGLVEQLHQEIGEIDEMSSSIREISDRTHLLGLNAAIEAAHAGENGRGFEVVAGEVRKLAQSSKQTLLHIQGLVEGIKSKLDHIQQESEGMAVSAKQQAMNSGELSMFVQMIEKVADDLARLQKGEQAEA
- a CDS encoding SpoVR family protein; this translates as MSEDMKQLEHAIAEIMEIADGFGLDYYPMRYEICPADIIYTFGAYGMPTRFSHWSFGKIFNKMKMQYDFGLSKIYELVINSNPCYAFLLEGNSLIQNKLIVAHVLAHCDFFKNNMRFSATNRDMVESMSATAERISKYELIHGAQTVESFIDAVLAIQEHVDPQLIRPFRYDKRQQTEEKIRRAKEAGQQTEPQGPYEDLWGLEEGGSAGKAEGSQANFPPEPEKDVVWFIQEYAESLEDWQRDIMSMLREEMLYFWPQMETKIMNEGWASYWHQRILRELNLTSEETVEYAKLNASVVQPSRHSLNPYYLGLKIFEDIERRWDQPTEEERRRFGREGGKGREKIFEVRELDSDSSFLRSYLTKQLVQDLDLYIFEKQGPEWKITDKSWENVRDHLVESRINGGAPYIVVQDGNFNRAGELVLKHQYEGIELNLKYLERTLPYVQRLWGRTVHLETVVEGKKAIFSYDGEKHYRKLI
- the yhbH gene encoding sporulation protein YhbH gives rise to the protein MSHAPGPYSFIVSKEDWSLHRKGYQDQQRHQEKVREVIRQNLPDLVTEESIIMSDGKGIVKIPLRNLEEYRFIHNYQKHKHVGQGNGDSQVGDILAEDSPKDGDKGGKAGDKAGQDVVEAEISIEDLEELLFDELELPFMEEKDKKELDSIAVRFNDIRKKGLMSNIDKKRTILENLKRNATSGTPGIHGISPDDLRYKTWEDVVVPRSSAVIIAMMDTSGSMGTFEKYCARSFFFWMTRFLRQQYEKVEIVFLAHHTEAKEVTEEEFFTRGESGGTICSSVYQKALEIIDSRYPTSSYNIYPFHFSDGDNLTSDNDRCLKLIGELLERCNMFGYGEVNQYNRGSTLMSAYRHIKQEKFMYYVIKDKGEVYSALKRFFHRREGGKAS